One Saimiri boliviensis isolate mSaiBol1 chromosome 17, mSaiBol1.pri, whole genome shotgun sequence genomic window carries:
- the MAP2K6 gene encoding dual specificity mitogen-activated protein kinase kinase 6 isoform X2, with the protein MELGRGAYGVVEKMRHVPSEQIMAVKRIRATVNSQEQKRLLMDLDISMRTVDCPFTVTFYGALFREGDVWICMELMDTSLDKFYKQVIDKGQTIPEDILGKIAVSIVKALEHLHSKLSVIHRDVKPSNVLINALGQVKMCDFGISGYLVDSVAKTIDAGCKPYMAPERINPELNQKGYSVKSDIWSLGITMIELAILRFPYDSWGTPFQQLKQVVEEPSPQLPADKFSAEFVDFTSQCLKKNSKERPTYPELMQHPFFTLHESKATDVASFVKLILGD; encoded by the exons ATGGAACTGGGACGAGGTGCATACGGGGTGGTGGAGAAAATGCGGCACGTGCCCAGTGAGCAGATCATGGCAGTTAAG CGGATCCGAGCCACAGTAAATAGCCAGGAACAGAAAAGGCTACTGATGGATTTGGATATTTCCATGAGGACGGTGGACTGTCCATTCACCGTCACCTTTTATGGCGCACTCTTTCGGGAG GGTGATGTGTGGATCTGCATGGAGCTTATGGATACATCACTAGATAAATTCTACAAACAAGTTATTGATAAAGGCCAGACAATTCCAGAGGACATCTTAGGGAAAATAGCAGTTTCT ATTGTAAAAGCATTAGAACATTTACACAGTAAGCTGTCTGTCATTCATAGAG ACGTCAAGCCTTCTAACGTACTCATTAATGCTCTTGGTCAAGTGAAGATGTGCGATTTTGGAATCAGTGGCTACTTGGTGGACTCTGTAGCTAAAACAATTGATGCAGGTTGCAAGCCATACATGGCC CCTGAAAGAATAAACCCAGAGCTCAACCAGAAGGGATACAGTGTGAAGTCTGACATTTGGAGTCTGGGCATCACGATG ATTGAATTGGCCATCCTTCGGTTTCCCTATGATTCATGGGGAACTCCATTTCAGCAGCTCAAACAGGTGGTAGAGGAGCCATCGCCACAACTCCCAGCAGACAAGTTCTCTGCAGAGTTTGTTGACTTTACCTCACAGTG cttaaAGAAGAATTCCAAAGAACGGCCTACATACCCAGAGCTAATG
- the MAP2K6 gene encoding dual specificity mitogen-activated protein kinase kinase 6 isoform X1, translated as MSQSKGKKRNPGLKIPKEAFEQPQTSSTPPRDLDSKACISIGNQNFEVKADDLEPIMELGRGAYGVVEKMRHVPSEQIMAVKRIRATVNSQEQKRLLMDLDISMRTVDCPFTVTFYGALFREGDVWICMELMDTSLDKFYKQVIDKGQTIPEDILGKIAVSIVKALEHLHSKLSVIHRDVKPSNVLINALGQVKMCDFGISGYLVDSVAKTIDAGCKPYMAPERINPELNQKGYSVKSDIWSLGITMIELAILRFPYDSWGTPFQQLKQVVEEPSPQLPADKFSAEFVDFTSQCLKKNSKERPTYPELMQHPFFTLHESKATDVASFVKLILGD; from the exons GTAAGAAGCGAAACCCTGGCCTTAAAATTCCAAAAGAAGCATTTGAACAACCTCAGACCAGTTCCAC GCCACCTCGAGATTTAGACTCCAAGGCTTGCATTTCTATTGgaaatcag AACTTTGAGGTGAAGGCAGATGACCTGGAGCCTATAATGGAACTGGGACGAGGTGCATACGGGGTGGTGGAGAAAATGCGGCACGTGCCCAGTGAGCAGATCATGGCAGTTAAG CGGATCCGAGCCACAGTAAATAGCCAGGAACAGAAAAGGCTACTGATGGATTTGGATATTTCCATGAGGACGGTGGACTGTCCATTCACCGTCACCTTTTATGGCGCACTCTTTCGGGAG GGTGATGTGTGGATCTGCATGGAGCTTATGGATACATCACTAGATAAATTCTACAAACAAGTTATTGATAAAGGCCAGACAATTCCAGAGGACATCTTAGGGAAAATAGCAGTTTCT ATTGTAAAAGCATTAGAACATTTACACAGTAAGCTGTCTGTCATTCATAGAG ACGTCAAGCCTTCTAACGTACTCATTAATGCTCTTGGTCAAGTGAAGATGTGCGATTTTGGAATCAGTGGCTACTTGGTGGACTCTGTAGCTAAAACAATTGATGCAGGTTGCAAGCCATACATGGCC CCTGAAAGAATAAACCCAGAGCTCAACCAGAAGGGATACAGTGTGAAGTCTGACATTTGGAGTCTGGGCATCACGATG ATTGAATTGGCCATCCTTCGGTTTCCCTATGATTCATGGGGAACTCCATTTCAGCAGCTCAAACAGGTGGTAGAGGAGCCATCGCCACAACTCCCAGCAGACAAGTTCTCTGCAGAGTTTGTTGACTTTACCTCACAGTG cttaaAGAAGAATTCCAAAGAACGGCCTACATACCCAGAGCTAATG